A window of Pseudomonas mucidolens contains these coding sequences:
- a CDS encoding aldehyde dehydrogenase has protein sequence MNDFNQWKIRAAQLRLRDSALIDGEPRQAADGARLEVVNPATGKCLANVVACAEPEVDLAVSSARKAFEHGPWARMAPTERKAVLLRLSQLMLAHREELALLDSLSMGKPVMDAWNIDVPGAAHVFAWYGESLDKLYDQVAPSAANVLATITRVPLGVIAAVVPWNFPLDMAAWKLAPALAAGNSVVLKPAEQSPFSALRLAELALEAGLPAGVLNVVPGLGEQAGRALGLHPDVDSLVFTGSTEVGKYFMQYSAQSNLKQVWLECGGKSPNLVFADCQDLDLAAEKAAFGIFFNQGEVCSANSRLLVQRSIHDEFVERLITQARLWQPGNPLDPSSRAGAIVDARQTARIMHYIQQASAEGASLVCGGRQLNVDGSSNFIEPTIFTHVHPAMQLAREEVFGPVLAISVFDDEEQAIAMANEHIYGLAASLWTDDLNRAHRVARRLNAGTVSVNTVDALDVTVPFGGGKQSGFGRDLSLHAFDKYTQLKTTWIQLRS, from the coding sequence GTGAACGATTTCAACCAGTGGAAAATCCGCGCCGCACAACTGCGCCTGCGCGACAGCGCACTGATCGATGGCGAGCCTCGGCAGGCGGCTGATGGCGCGCGTCTGGAGGTGGTCAACCCGGCCACCGGCAAGTGCCTGGCGAACGTGGTGGCCTGCGCTGAACCGGAAGTCGACCTCGCCGTGAGCAGCGCGCGCAAGGCTTTCGAACACGGCCCTTGGGCGCGCATGGCGCCCACCGAACGCAAGGCCGTGCTGTTACGCCTGTCGCAATTGATGCTGGCGCACCGCGAGGAATTGGCGCTGCTGGATTCCTTGAGCATGGGCAAGCCGGTGATGGACGCCTGGAACATCGATGTACCCGGCGCCGCCCATGTGTTCGCCTGGTATGGCGAAAGCCTGGACAAACTCTACGATCAGGTCGCGCCTTCGGCGGCAAATGTCCTGGCGACCATTACCCGGGTTCCGCTGGGAGTGATCGCGGCGGTGGTGCCATGGAACTTTCCGCTGGACATGGCCGCCTGGAAGCTCGCGCCAGCGCTGGCCGCGGGCAACAGCGTGGTGCTCAAGCCTGCCGAACAGTCACCGTTCTCGGCCCTGCGCCTGGCCGAACTGGCGCTGGAAGCGGGCTTGCCAGCGGGCGTACTGAATGTCGTGCCAGGGCTGGGTGAGCAGGCGGGGCGGGCGTTGGGCTTGCACCCGGATGTCGACTCACTGGTGTTCACCGGCTCCACCGAGGTTGGCAAATACTTCATGCAGTACTCCGCGCAATCGAACCTCAAGCAGGTTTGGCTGGAGTGCGGCGGCAAGAGTCCGAACCTGGTGTTTGCCGACTGTCAGGACCTGGATCTGGCTGCGGAAAAAGCCGCGTTCGGAATTTTCTTCAACCAGGGCGAAGTGTGCTCGGCCAATTCGCGACTGCTGGTGCAACGATCTATTCATGATGAGTTCGTCGAACGCCTGATCACTCAGGCGCGCCTGTGGCAGCCCGGTAATCCACTGGACCCGTCGAGCCGCGCCGGGGCGATTGTCGATGCCCGCCAGACTGCGCGGATCATGCATTACATCCAGCAGGCCAGCGCCGAAGGCGCGAGCCTGGTCTGTGGTGGCCGGCAGTTGAATGTCGATGGATCGAGCAACTTCATCGAACCGACGATTTTCACCCACGTGCATCCCGCGATGCAGTTGGCTCGCGAAGAGGTGTTCGGACCGGTCCTCGCGATCAGTGTGTTCGATGACGAAGAACAGGCGATTGCCATGGCTAACGAGCATATCTACGGCCTGGCGGCATCGCTGTGGACCGATGACCTGAACCGCGCCCACCGCGTTGCGCGACGACTGAACGCCGGCACGGTGTCGGTGAACACCGTGGATGCGCTGGACGTCACGGTGCCCTTTGGCGGCGGCAAGCAGTCGGGCTTCGGTCGCGATCTGTCACTGCATGCGTTCGACAAGTACACCCAACTCAAAACCACCTGGATCCAGTTGCGTAGCTGA
- the argE gene encoding acetylornithine deacetylase, protein MNELRSRALLARLVGFATVSRESNLALIEFVRGYLQDLGVDCELIYNPERTKANLLASIGPPVAGGVVLSGHTDVVPVEGQAWTVEPFCLSEAHGKLFGRGTADMKGYLASVLAAVPLFLASPLRRPVHLAFSYDEEVGCLGVRSLLALLPQRIPQPALCLIGEPTGLQPVLGHKGKLAMRCHVKGVACHSAYAPYGVNAIEQAARLIGRLGEIGADLAAPSLHDARFDPAYSTVQVGVIQGGTALNIVPADCRFDFEVRALPDFTAHSVVAQLQDYAEQALLPGMRTVHADTAIHFEQLSAYPGLATAPDSNAARLIARLCGSDAFGTVAFGTEGGLFHQAGVPTVVCGPGSMDQGHKPDEYVSVEQMAACDRLMDRLAIHLSEPNDV, encoded by the coding sequence ATGAATGAGCTGCGCAGCCGCGCACTGTTGGCCAGACTGGTGGGTTTTGCCACGGTCAGCCGCGAATCGAACCTGGCATTGATCGAATTCGTACGCGGTTATCTGCAAGACCTTGGGGTGGATTGCGAGTTGATCTACAACCCTGAACGGACCAAGGCCAACCTGCTGGCGAGCATCGGTCCGCCAGTGGCCGGCGGTGTGGTGTTGTCGGGGCATACCGACGTGGTGCCGGTGGAGGGACAGGCCTGGACGGTTGAGCCGTTTTGCCTCAGCGAAGCTCATGGCAAGTTGTTTGGTCGTGGCACGGCGGACATGAAGGGCTACCTGGCGTCGGTGCTGGCAGCGGTGCCGTTGTTCCTGGCCAGCCCGTTGCGCCGTCCGGTGCACCTGGCGTTTTCCTATGACGAGGAGGTCGGTTGCCTGGGCGTGCGCAGTCTGCTCGCGCTGTTGCCCCAGCGCATTCCCCAGCCGGCGCTGTGCCTGATCGGTGAACCGACCGGTCTCCAGCCGGTGTTGGGTCATAAGGGCAAATTGGCGATGCGCTGTCATGTCAAGGGAGTGGCCTGCCATTCGGCTTACGCACCTTACGGGGTGAACGCCATCGAGCAGGCCGCACGCCTGATCGGTCGCCTGGGCGAGATTGGCGCAGACCTCGCCGCGCCGTCGCTGCATGACGCGCGCTTCGACCCGGCGTATTCCACGGTCCAGGTCGGCGTGATTCAAGGCGGAACGGCGCTGAATATCGTGCCCGCCGATTGCCGTTTCGATTTCGAAGTGCGCGCCTTGCCGGACTTCACGGCACATAGCGTCGTCGCGCAATTACAGGACTATGCCGAGCAGGCGCTGTTGCCAGGCATGCGCACAGTACACGCCGACACGGCGATTCATTTTGAACAGCTCAGCGCCTACCCGGGCCTGGCCACCGCACCGGACAGCAATGCCGCGCGGCTGATTGCCCGGCTGTGTGGCAGTGATGCATTCGGCACGGTGGCGTTTGGCACCGAAGGTGGCCTGTTTCATCAGGCGGGCGTGCCGACGGTGGTCTGCGGTCCCGGCAGCATGGACCAGGGGCACAAACCCGACGAGTACGTGAGTGTTGAACAAATGGCGGCCTGCGACCGCTTGATGGATCGCCTGGCGATTCACCTCAGTGAACCCAACGACGTCTGA
- a CDS encoding DUF1028 domain-containing protein, with protein MTFSIVGRCTETGQLGIAISSSSIAVGARCPWLRAGVGAVASQNITLPALGPQILDELAAGLVAPKAMDRALARNGYSQYRQVAVVDAHGNTALFSGSHALGNHHALAGEQCVAAGNLLADVGVIAAMVAAFECSEGCLAARLMKALQAGQAAGGEAGTVHSAALSVVGDLTWPIVDLRVDWAEKNPIGELEKLWLAYQPQLQDYLTRALDPTLAPRYGVPGDE; from the coding sequence ATGACGTTTTCCATTGTCGGACGCTGCACCGAAACCGGTCAGCTAGGCATCGCAATCAGCTCCTCGAGCATCGCCGTCGGCGCCCGTTGCCCTTGGCTGCGCGCCGGTGTGGGGGCGGTAGCCAGCCAGAACATCACGCTGCCGGCCCTGGGCCCACAGATCCTGGATGAACTGGCCGCGGGACTGGTCGCGCCAAAAGCTATGGATCGCGCTCTGGCGCGCAACGGGTATAGCCAGTACCGCCAGGTAGCGGTGGTCGACGCCCACGGCAACACGGCGCTGTTCAGCGGCAGTCATGCTCTGGGCAACCACCACGCCTTGGCCGGAGAGCAGTGCGTGGCCGCCGGCAACCTGTTGGCCGATGTGGGGGTGATCGCGGCCATGGTCGCGGCATTCGAGTGCAGCGAAGGATGTCTAGCCGCGCGCCTGATGAAGGCGTTGCAGGCGGGGCAGGCGGCGGGCGGTGAAGCCGGGACGGTGCATTCGGCGGCCCTTTCGGTGGTCGGTGACCTGACATGGCCGATTGTCGATTTGCGGGTCGACTGGGCAGAGAAAAACCCGATTGGTGAACTGGAAAAACTCTGGCTCGCCTACCAGCCGCAGTTGCAGGATTACTTGACCCGCGCCCTGGATCCGACCCTGGCCCCCCGCTATGGAGTGCCGGGCGATGAATGA
- a CDS encoding RidA family protein: MPTHTRIRMFNTKETYPNQALDNDLCQAVRAGNTVYVRGQVGTDFSGQLVGLGDPRAQAEQAMRNVKQLLEEAGSDLSHIVKTTTYLVDPRYREPVYQEVGKWLKGVFPISTGLVVSALGQPQWLMEIDVIAVIPE, translated from the coding sequence ATGCCTACTCACACACGCATCCGCATGTTCAACACCAAAGAAACCTACCCGAACCAGGCGCTGGACAACGACCTGTGCCAGGCCGTGCGCGCCGGCAACACTGTCTACGTGCGTGGCCAGGTCGGCACGGATTTCAGCGGCCAGCTGGTGGGACTGGGCGATCCGCGTGCCCAGGCCGAGCAGGCAATGCGCAACGTCAAGCAGTTGCTCGAGGAGGCCGGCAGCGACCTGAGTCATATCGTCAAGACCACCACTTACCTGGTCGACCCGCGCTACCGCGAGCCGGTCTACCAAGAGGTCGGTAAATGGCTCAAGGGGGTGTTCCCGATTTCCACCGGTCTGGTGGTCAGCGCGCTTGGCCAGCCGCAGTGGCTGATGGAAATCGATGTGATCGCGGTAATCCCCGAATAA
- a CDS encoding flavin-containing monooxygenase, with translation MPVETVQIDTLVVGAGQAGVAMSEHLSRQGVPHLVLERNRIAEAWRTARWDSLVANGPAWHDRFPGLEFEGLAPDAFAAKDQVADYFEAYASKFNAPIRTGVEVKSVQRNSARPGFTVETSEGRIEALHVVVATGPFQRPVIPPIATQMAGVTQIHSAEYRNPQQLSEGAVLVVGAGSSGVQIADELQRAGKQVYLSVGAHDRPPRAYRKRDFCWWLGVLGEWDAEAVQPGKEHVTIAVSGARGGHTVDFRRLAHDGITLVGLTQSFDAGVVRFESNLAENIARGDENYLALLDAADAYIARNGLDLPLEPQARELLPDPHCLTQPILELDLVAAGVSTVIWATGYSVDYSWLQVDALDANGKPRHQRGVSSEPGVYFVGLPWLSRRGSAFIWGVWHDARHIADHIAKQRTYLAYRDAGERQCERDSQPSKNNSLMGVR, from the coding sequence ATGCCCGTTGAAACAGTACAGATAGACACGCTCGTTGTAGGTGCCGGCCAGGCCGGCGTGGCCATGAGTGAGCACTTGAGCAGGCAAGGGGTGCCGCACCTCGTGCTGGAGCGCAATCGGATTGCCGAAGCCTGGCGCACGGCGCGTTGGGATTCCCTGGTGGCCAACGGCCCGGCCTGGCATGACCGTTTCCCTGGGTTGGAATTCGAGGGGCTGGCGCCCGATGCCTTCGCCGCGAAGGACCAGGTGGCGGATTATTTCGAAGCTTATGCCAGCAAGTTCAACGCGCCGATCCGCACAGGTGTAGAGGTCAAGAGCGTACAGCGTAATAGCGCTCGACCGGGCTTCACCGTGGAAACCTCCGAGGGCCGGATCGAAGCCTTGCATGTGGTGGTTGCCACCGGGCCATTCCAACGGCCAGTGATTCCGCCGATTGCGACCCAAATGGCGGGTGTTACGCAAATCCACTCCGCTGAATATCGCAACCCGCAACAGCTTTCCGAGGGCGCGGTACTGGTCGTGGGCGCCGGTTCGTCCGGGGTGCAGATCGCCGATGAATTGCAGCGTGCCGGCAAGCAGGTCTATCTCTCGGTGGGCGCCCATGACCGTCCGCCCCGGGCCTATCGCAAGCGTGATTTCTGCTGGTGGCTGGGGGTGCTTGGCGAGTGGGATGCCGAGGCGGTCCAGCCCGGCAAGGAGCACGTGACCATTGCCGTAAGCGGAGCGCGTGGTGGGCATACAGTGGATTTTCGGCGTCTGGCCCATGACGGCATCACGCTGGTGGGGCTGACCCAATCGTTCGACGCCGGCGTGGTGAGATTCGAGTCCAACCTGGCTGAAAACATTGCCCGTGGCGACGAGAACTATCTGGCGCTGCTGGACGCCGCCGATGCCTATATCGCGCGCAACGGCCTGGACTTGCCGCTCGAACCGCAAGCTCGCGAGTTGCTGCCTGACCCGCACTGCCTGACTCAACCGATCCTTGAACTGGATCTGGTCGCGGCCGGCGTGAGCACTGTCATCTGGGCCACCGGTTATTCAGTGGATTACAGCTGGCTGCAGGTCGACGCACTAGACGCTAACGGCAAGCCCCGGCATCAGCGCGGTGTATCCAGCGAGCCGGGCGTGTATTTCGTTGGCCTGCCGTGGCTGTCGCGGCGGGGCTCAGCGTTTATCTGGGGCGTCTGGCATGACGCTCGACACATCGCCGATCACATCGCCAAACAGCGTACCTATCTCGCTTATCGGGATGCCGGCGAGCGCCAATGCGAGCGCGACTCGCAACCTTCGAAGAACAACAGCCTGATGGGAGTCCGTTGA
- a CDS encoding haloacid dehalogenase type II, with product MTLPKALAFDVFGTVVDWHSSIARETRAFLSSCLPSVDPATFALQWRELYPQAMNDCISGQRGFVVLDTLHHETLQKVLKAHGVDVGQIDPAQLWHVAHAWRRLDPWPDVAEGLAQLRRSFPVVTLSNANVQLMIAMNRYNGLQWDALLGAEFAQTYKPDPVAYLTTVKALGLAPEQLCLVACHHRDLAAARACGLMTAYVDRPMEYGGAPAPDAGEAQQWDWQAENFIELGHAFQAAPGM from the coding sequence ATGACACTTCCCAAAGCCTTGGCATTTGACGTCTTCGGCACGGTGGTTGACTGGCATTCGAGCATCGCCCGTGAAACCCGTGCATTCCTCTCCAGCTGCTTGCCATCGGTCGACCCCGCGACGTTTGCATTGCAATGGCGCGAGTTGTACCCACAAGCCATGAACGACTGCATCAGCGGCCAGCGTGGTTTCGTGGTGCTCGATACGCTGCACCACGAGACGTTGCAGAAAGTCTTGAAGGCCCACGGCGTGGATGTCGGGCAGATTGATCCTGCCCAATTGTGGCACGTTGCTCATGCCTGGCGCCGCCTGGACCCTTGGCCCGATGTTGCTGAAGGGCTGGCCCAACTGCGCCGCAGCTTTCCCGTGGTGACCTTGTCGAATGCCAATGTGCAGTTGATGATCGCGATGAACCGTTATAACGGCTTGCAGTGGGATGCGCTATTGGGCGCGGAGTTCGCGCAAACCTATAAGCCGGACCCGGTCGCCTATCTCACCACGGTCAAAGCGCTGGGGTTGGCGCCAGAGCAACTGTGCCTGGTCGCCTGTCATCACCGTGATCTTGCGGCAGCCAGGGCGTGTGGCTTGATGACCGCGTATGTTGATCGTCCGATGGAGTACGGCGGAGCTCCGGCGCCTGACGCTGGAGAGGCCCAGCAATGGGACTGGCAGGCCGAGAATTTCATTGAACTCGGACACGCGTTTCAGGCAGCACCGGGTATGTAA
- a CDS encoding NADP-dependent oxidoreductase, with amino-acid sequence MKAFFIERYKDTGRIGQLPPPEVGGDEVLIQVHAASINVLDSKIRSGEFKLVLPYAFPLVLGNDLAGVVVRAGANVRHFKPGDEVYARAQEARIGTFAELACVKEEALALKPENLDMVQAASLPLVSLTAWQVLVQTAKLKKGQKVLIHAGSGGVGTVAIQLAKHLGAFVATTTSTRNIEWVKALGADLVIDYTQQNFENVLQDYDVVLNSLGSGVLANSLKVLKPGGQLISISGPPTPLFAQEQRLSWGLTQVMRLLSYGIRSKARKRAIDYSFVFMRANGSQLREITGLVESGVIKPVVDRTFTLESTAEALAYVDKGRAKGKVVISVIQ; translated from the coding sequence ATGAAGGCATTTTTCATCGAACGCTATAAGGATACTGGCCGCATTGGTCAATTACCGCCTCCCGAAGTCGGCGGCGACGAGGTATTGATCCAGGTACACGCCGCGAGTATCAACGTGCTGGACTCCAAGATCAGAAGCGGCGAGTTCAAGCTGGTCCTGCCCTATGCTTTCCCTCTGGTATTGGGCAATGACCTGGCAGGCGTGGTCGTGCGGGCGGGCGCCAACGTTCGGCATTTCAAGCCCGGCGACGAAGTGTACGCGCGTGCGCAGGAAGCCCGCATCGGCACTTTCGCCGAGCTGGCGTGCGTGAAGGAAGAAGCGCTTGCGCTGAAACCCGAGAATCTGGACATGGTGCAGGCTGCCTCATTGCCCTTGGTCAGTCTGACCGCGTGGCAGGTATTGGTGCAGACCGCCAAGCTGAAAAAAGGCCAGAAAGTGTTGATTCATGCAGGATCCGGAGGCGTGGGAACGGTCGCTATCCAGCTCGCCAAGCACCTGGGCGCTTTTGTGGCCACCACCACCAGTACCCGGAACATCGAGTGGGTCAAGGCGTTGGGAGCCGACCTGGTAATCGACTACACGCAGCAGAACTTCGAAAATGTGCTGCAGGATTACGATGTCGTCTTGAACAGCCTTGGATCAGGCGTACTCGCCAACTCCCTCAAAGTCCTCAAGCCGGGTGGTCAGCTGATTTCCATTTCTGGCCCTCCAACACCACTGTTCGCGCAAGAGCAGCGGCTGTCCTGGGGGTTAACGCAAGTCATGCGCCTGCTGAGCTACGGCATTCGCAGCAAGGCGCGCAAACGCGCAATCGACTACAGTTTTGTTTTTATGCGGGCCAATGGCAGCCAGTTGCGTGAGATCACCGGCCTCGTCGAGTCCGGCGTGATTAAACCTGTGGTTGATCGCACCTTTACGCTGGAATCTACGGCAGAGGCACTGGCCTATGTCGACAAGGGCAGGGCAAAAGGTAAAGTAGTGATCAGCGTGATCCAGTGA
- the mgrA gene encoding L-glyceraldehyde 3-phosphate reductase, which yields MTYTAAENRYDSIPYRRVGRSGLVLPALSLGLWHNFGDSTPIDTQRALLRTAFDRGINHFDLANNYGPPYGSAEVNFGRLLREDFKAYRDELIISSKAGWDMWPGPYGQGGGSRKYVLASLDQSLQRLGLDYVDIFYSHRFDPDTPLEETASALATAVQQGKALYIGISSYSGVKTREIAALLQEWKVPLLIHQPAYNLLNRWVEKDLLDTTDELGAGVIAFTPLAQGLLTDKYLKDIPVDARVNRPGGGSLQAAHLSRENLAHVRALNEIARRRGQSLAQMALAWTLRDPRVTSALIGASRPEQIIENVAALDNLGFSAEELAEIDQFAQEGGINLWEKPSTAE from the coding sequence ATGACCTACACCGCCGCCGAAAACCGTTACGACTCGATCCCTTACCGACGCGTGGGCCGCAGTGGGCTGGTACTGCCAGCGCTATCTTTAGGCCTGTGGCACAACTTCGGTGACAGCACGCCGATCGACACCCAGCGCGCCCTGCTGCGCACGGCATTCGACCGAGGCATCAACCACTTCGACCTGGCCAACAACTATGGTCCGCCCTACGGCAGCGCCGAGGTGAATTTCGGGCGTCTGCTGCGCGAAGATTTCAAGGCCTATCGCGATGAGCTGATCATCTCCAGCAAAGCCGGCTGGGATATGTGGCCCGGGCCTTACGGCCAGGGTGGCGGGTCGCGCAAATATGTGTTGGCCAGTCTCGACCAGAGCCTGCAACGCCTGGGCCTGGACTATGTCGACATCTTCTATTCGCACCGCTTCGACCCTGATACGCCACTGGAAGAAACCGCCAGCGCACTGGCCACCGCCGTGCAACAAGGCAAAGCGCTGTACATCGGTATCTCGTCCTATTCCGGAGTAAAAACCCGTGAAATCGCCGCCCTGCTGCAGGAATGGAAAGTCCCGCTGCTGATCCATCAGCCAGCCTACAACCTGCTCAACCGCTGGGTGGAAAAAGACCTGCTGGACACCACCGATGAACTCGGCGCGGGGGTGATAGCCTTCACCCCGCTGGCCCAGGGCTTGTTGACCGACAAATACCTCAAGGATATTCCGGTGGATGCGCGGGTCAATCGTCCGGGTGGCGGTTCGTTGCAAGCAGCGCACTTGTCCCGGGAAAACCTCGCCCACGTGCGCGCCCTGAATGAAATCGCCCGGCGCCGTGGCCAGAGTCTTGCGCAAATGGCGCTGGCCTGGACGCTGCGTGATCCACGCGTGACTTCCGCGCTGATCGGTGCCAGCCGGCCGGAGCAGATTATCGAGAACGTCGCGGCACTGGATAACCTCGGCTTCAGCGCCGAGGAGTTGGCCGAGATTGATCAGTTCGCCCAAGAGGGTGGCATCAACCTGTGGGAAAAGCCTTCGACTGCCGAGTAA
- a CDS encoding glycosyl hydrolase family 28 protein, with product MPHPTTVVCQGLALALALGASLPAWALDPPTQLQVPTLAFDDQAIILVWQKPADHRLIKDYRIYANGTLLGSATANNDQVSPAKPYIDWFYEQDTANFHYRIGIHSYTAQGLKPDTQYRFTVRSVGADGRESADSIALVQRTTRPAPVFDVKQYGALGDGSHLDTQAIQSTIDACVPGCKVLLPKGTYKSGALYLKSNMTLEIAEGATLLGSERAEDYPLAGYIQYPYSSTVRPASLINALPRDPRKHQTFENIRIVGKGVIDGNGWKRRADTVDERGQALPSYLPSDNTRYMQDGVLAKAQVEQAVARGMNVKDAYGQMRSSLITLRDVKNVFYGGFTVLNPAFHGIMNLETENVVLANTTHMTYDANNGDGIEFANSKGAMVFNNFFDTGDDCVNFAAGTGADAVHQKPQEDAWIFNNYFRKGHGMVVAGSHTGAWIQNILAEDNVSDGTDAGLRMKSTHFMDGGARNVTFRDSALRNTVKQAFIFTLDYNDPNAKLDYKRSTVAGQFKDIHVSDVSVENAQGAAIEVKGDSRRNAYHQGLVFERVRFSGPAKARLAGLKDSRFDNVVFSETDGANPWQVSGSHGLTFEDVRPAPL from the coding sequence ATGCCGCATCCAACTACTGTTGTCTGCCAGGGTCTGGCGTTAGCGCTGGCGCTGGGTGCAAGTCTGCCCGCGTGGGCGCTGGACCCTCCGACCCAATTGCAAGTACCTACACTGGCGTTCGATGACCAGGCCATCATCCTGGTCTGGCAGAAGCCGGCCGATCATCGCCTAATCAAGGATTACCGGATCTACGCCAATGGCACGTTGCTGGGCAGCGCCACTGCCAACAACGATCAAGTGTCACCGGCAAAACCCTATATAGACTGGTTCTATGAGCAGGACACCGCCAATTTCCATTACCGCATCGGTATCCACAGTTACACCGCTCAAGGGCTGAAGCCCGATACCCAGTACCGCTTCACCGTGCGCTCGGTAGGGGCCGATGGTCGCGAGTCCGCCGACAGCATCGCGCTGGTGCAGCGCACCACCCGTCCGGCGCCAGTGTTCGACGTCAAACAGTACGGCGCCCTGGGCGATGGCAGTCACCTTGATACCCAGGCCATTCAAAGCACCATCGATGCGTGCGTGCCCGGCTGCAAAGTGCTGCTGCCCAAGGGCACCTATAAAAGCGGGGCGCTCTACCTCAAAAGCAACATGACCCTGGAAATTGCCGAGGGCGCGACGCTGCTGGGTTCCGAGCGTGCCGAAGACTATCCGCTGGCGGGCTACATTCAATACCCGTATTCCAGCACCGTGCGTCCGGCCTCGCTGATCAATGCCTTGCCGCGCGATCCGCGTAAACACCAGACGTTCGAGAACATCCGCATCGTCGGCAAGGGCGTGATCGACGGCAACGGCTGGAAGCGCCGGGCGGATACGGTGGACGAGCGCGGGCAAGCGCTGCCGTCGTACCTGCCCAGCGATAACACGCGCTATATGCAGGACGGCGTTCTGGCCAAGGCCCAGGTGGAGCAGGCGGTGGCTCGCGGCATGAACGTCAAGGATGCGTACGGGCAAATGCGTTCATCGCTGATTACCCTGCGTGATGTGAAAAACGTGTTCTACGGCGGCTTCACCGTGCTGAACCCGGCATTCCACGGGATCATGAACCTGGAGACCGAAAACGTCGTACTGGCCAACACCACGCACATGACTTACGACGCGAATAACGGTGACGGCATCGAGTTCGCCAACAGCAAGGGCGCGATGGTTTTCAATAATTTCTTTGACACCGGTGACGATTGCGTCAATTTCGCTGCAGGCACTGGCGCGGATGCGGTGCATCAGAAACCCCAGGAAGATGCCTGGATCTTCAACAATTACTTTCGCAAGGGCCACGGCATGGTGGTCGCTGGCAGCCATACCGGGGCCTGGATCCAGAACATCCTCGCTGAAGACAATGTCTCCGATGGCACGGATGCGGGACTGCGCATGAAGAGCACTCACTTCATGGACGGTGGCGCGCGCAATGTCACCTTCCGTGATTCGGCGCTCCGCAACACCGTCAAGCAAGCGTTCATTTTCACCCTCGACTACAACGATCCGAACGCCAAGCTCGACTACAAACGGTCCACGGTCGCCGGGCAGTTCAAGGACATTCATGTGAGCGATGTCAGCGTCGAAAATGCCCAGGGCGCGGCGATTGAAGTCAAGGGTGACAGCCGCCGGAACGCCTACCACCAAGGGCTGGTTTTCGAGCGCGTGCGCTTCAGTGGCCCGGCCAAGGCGCGGCTGGCTGGCCTCAAGGACTCACGCTTTGACAACGTGGTGTTCAGCGAGACCGACGGCGCCAATCCCTGGCAGGTGTCGGGCAGCCACGGTCTGACATTTGAGGATGTGCGGCCAGCGCCGTTGTAA
- a CDS encoding 5-carboxymethyl-2-hydroxymuconate Delta-isomerase has product MPHCIIDCSAPLASRVGEQTLLATVHDALDGFGLFKPGDLKVRLNAFAHYRCGATQDDFIHVALYLFAGRSAEQQRSLATATVAALVALLPELQALSMDVREMPRETFVNRSQYFEEAGLTA; this is encoded by the coding sequence ATGCCCCATTGCATCATCGATTGTTCTGCGCCCCTGGCGAGCCGTGTCGGCGAGCAGACCCTACTGGCCACTGTGCATGATGCCCTCGACGGGTTTGGCCTGTTCAAACCGGGGGATCTCAAGGTGCGACTGAATGCCTTCGCGCATTACCGGTGCGGCGCGACCCAGGATGACTTTATCCACGTCGCGCTGTACCTGTTCGCTGGACGCAGCGCCGAGCAACAGCGCAGTCTCGCCACGGCCACCGTTGCCGCGCTGGTGGCCTTGCTGCCTGAGCTACAGGCGCTGTCCATGGACGTGCGGGAGATGCCGCGAGAAACCTTCGTCAACCGCAGCCAATACTTCGAGGAAGCCGGATTGACGGCGTAA